In one Sphingomonas sp. S1-29 genomic region, the following are encoded:
- a CDS encoding putative bifunctional diguanylate cyclase/phosphodiesterase, with protein MRFSIAARVTVAAAAMLAFLLLLLGLSIDVVRQVEAADRQISALTGLLKDQEDTDRAQRALRLAIGEATRSAEDGDAVSDERWRALTAQLQRFRAKSIRSRALLDSAEIGLVREHIDVDQASARDFVAVAARLLTVAQGRPDEVKTVMPDFLRTLRELEARRTATRDVLVREIDVAVQMSIVSSRRSTLRLVVGAIVAVFILIALVLWIRRSVIKPMVEIAKGLRHPGFDRIATACPPFVDRSDEVGDLARGLLEYRLNVGEQEKARRQIDFLAHHDALTGLPNRIVFESRLRQELRRTARTCESVAVFAIDLDDFKAINDRLGHAGGDEALRRAGTLLVECARADDLVARIGGDEFAIIQVAADQPAAAQALLARLFKATDDQTGTLAVRTSIGVAISRGETDVEELYNHADVALYRAKADGRNTARFFDEGMEAETRLRRRLSRDLQGAAQAGEFHICYQPIATCDTLEVIGYEALLRWRHPELGDVTPSIFIPIAESTGSIDSIGRWMASQAFAEAARWRPDLSLSLNLSPVQFRQGDLVDALYALAAQYGVAFDRVQFEVTENVTLLGHQRDAVLASLKQLQDRGAKVVMDDFGTGHASLSNLQAFEFDGLKIDGRFIAAMLDHRSSALIVRAAIGLGKSLGVPVVAECVETQAQFDRLCAWGCTHVQGYLFGRPVSADQLADARR; from the coding sequence TTGCGATTTTCGATCGCCGCCCGCGTGACCGTCGCGGCGGCTGCGATGCTGGCGTTCCTGCTATTGCTGCTGGGGCTCAGCATCGATGTCGTCCGTCAGGTCGAGGCGGCCGACCGGCAGATCAGCGCGCTGACCGGGCTGCTCAAGGACCAGGAGGATACCGACCGCGCGCAACGCGCGCTGCGGCTCGCGATCGGCGAAGCGACGCGTAGCGCCGAAGACGGCGATGCGGTGTCTGACGAGCGCTGGCGCGCGCTTACCGCCCAACTGCAACGCTTCCGCGCCAAATCGATCCGCTCGCGTGCGCTGCTCGACAGCGCCGAGATCGGTCTGGTGCGCGAGCATATCGATGTCGACCAGGCATCAGCGCGCGACTTCGTTGCCGTCGCAGCGAGGCTGCTGACAGTGGCGCAGGGTCGCCCCGATGAAGTGAAAACGGTGATGCCCGACTTCCTTCGCACGCTCCGCGAACTCGAAGCGCGGCGCACCGCGACGCGCGACGTGCTGGTCCGCGAAATCGACGTCGCGGTGCAAATGAGCATCGTCAGCAGCCGGCGGAGCACCTTGCGGCTAGTGGTCGGCGCGATTGTCGCGGTCTTCATTCTTATCGCGCTGGTGCTGTGGATCCGGCGAAGTGTGATCAAGCCGATGGTCGAGATCGCCAAGGGCCTTCGCCACCCCGGCTTCGACCGGATCGCGACCGCCTGCCCCCCCTTCGTAGACCGCAGCGACGAGGTGGGCGACCTGGCGCGCGGGTTGCTCGAATATCGGCTCAACGTGGGCGAGCAGGAAAAGGCGAGGCGTCAGATCGATTTCCTGGCGCACCACGACGCGCTGACCGGGCTGCCCAACCGCATCGTGTTCGAAAGCCGGCTGCGCCAGGAATTGCGGCGTACGGCTCGCACCTGCGAAAGCGTTGCGGTGTTCGCGATCGATCTCGACGATTTCAAGGCGATCAACGATCGGCTGGGGCATGCCGGGGGTGACGAAGCGCTGCGGCGCGCTGGCACACTCTTGGTCGAATGCGCGCGTGCCGACGATTTGGTGGCGCGGATCGGCGGCGACGAGTTCGCCATCATTCAGGTGGCAGCCGATCAGCCTGCGGCGGCGCAGGCGCTGCTGGCGCGGCTGTTCAAGGCGACCGACGACCAGACCGGCACTCTTGCGGTGCGGACGAGCATCGGAGTCGCGATCTCGCGCGGTGAGACCGACGTTGAAGAGCTTTACAACCATGCTGACGTCGCGCTGTACCGCGCCAAGGCCGATGGCCGGAACACCGCGCGGTTCTTTGACGAAGGGATGGAGGCTGAAACGAGGTTGCGCCGCCGTCTCTCGCGCGACCTCCAGGGTGCGGCGCAGGCAGGTGAGTTCCACATCTGCTACCAACCGATCGCGACCTGCGATACGCTCGAGGTCATCGGCTACGAAGCGCTGCTTCGCTGGCGGCACCCCGAACTCGGCGACGTCACGCCCAGCATCTTCATCCCGATCGCCGAATCAACCGGCAGCATCGACAGCATCGGCCGCTGGATGGCGAGCCAGGCATTTGCCGAGGCAGCGCGGTGGCGACCCGACCTTTCGCTCTCGCTCAACCTCTCACCGGTCCAGTTCCGGCAGGGCGACCTGGTAGACGCGCTATATGCGCTTGCCGCCCAGTACGGTGTCGCGTTCGATCGGGTGCAGTTCGAGGTGACCGAAAACGTCACGCTGCTCGGCCATCAGCGCGACGCGGTGCTGGCGTCGCTCAAGCAGCTTCAGGATCGGGGCGCCAAGGTGGTGATGGATGATTTCGGCACCGGCCATGCATCGCTCAGCAATTTGCAGGCGTTCGAGTTCGACGGGCTGAAGATCGACGGTCGCTTCATCGCGGCGATGCTCGACCATCGTTCGTCGGCGCTGATCGTGCGCGCGGCGATCGGGCTGGGGAAGAGCCTGGGGGTGCCGGTGGTTGCCGAATGCGTCGAAACCCAGGCGCAGTTCGACCGGCTGTGCGCCTGGGGATGCACGCATGTGCAGGGCTATCTGTTCGGCCGCCCGGTTTCCGCCGACCAGCTGGCCGATGCGCGGCGATAG
- a CDS encoding response regulator, giving the protein MASARGVKRVVIVDDSRTVRSVLGSAFERAEGFKVVGLASDAEMARDLIARLAPDLVMIDFCMPYIDGAALLKLIGGSRVPKIVVSDSLAKSVLMQARLQALGASACFALRDATDAPDAFFEKVHAVCDHAQATHLAGLRIARPVTPGEAPAEPIPAFPIPRDEAARIAILRRKQLSNATAERQFDLITRYVGEILRFPVCLLTFIDRDTQWLKSTYGMEETQMRREDAFCSYTIAQDGPLVVTDAADDRRFEQSPLVVGEPNLRTYVGHPITLRDSTRIGALCVLDTKPRYIGQPITTTLTFMADIVAEMVEARPSIG; this is encoded by the coding sequence ATGGCTTCTGCGCGCGGCGTTAAGCGTGTCGTTATTGTCGACGATTCAAGGACGGTTCGTTCGGTGCTCGGGTCGGCGTTCGAAAGGGCAGAGGGCTTCAAGGTCGTCGGGCTGGCGAGCGATGCGGAAATGGCGCGTGATCTGATCGCCAGGCTCGCACCCGATCTGGTGATGATCGACTTTTGTATGCCCTATATCGACGGCGCCGCGCTGCTCAAGCTGATCGGCGGTAGCCGCGTTCCCAAGATCGTCGTGTCCGATTCGCTGGCCAAGAGCGTCTTGATGCAGGCGCGGCTCCAGGCGCTGGGCGCATCGGCCTGCTTTGCGCTGCGCGACGCGACCGACGCGCCCGACGCGTTCTTCGAAAAGGTTCATGCGGTTTGCGATCATGCCCAGGCTACCCATCTTGCTGGTCTTCGCATCGCCCGGCCCGTGACGCCGGGCGAAGCCCCAGCGGAACCGATACCGGCATTTCCGATCCCGCGCGATGAAGCTGCCCGGATCGCCATCCTTCGCCGCAAGCAGCTCTCTAACGCGACCGCCGAGCGGCAGTTCGATCTCATCACGCGCTATGTGGGTGAAATACTACGCTTTCCGGTGTGCCTGCTGACCTTCATCGATCGCGACACCCAATGGTTGAAGTCGACCTATGGCATGGAGGAAACGCAAATGCGGCGTGAGGACGCGTTCTGCAGCTACACGATCGCGCAGGACGGGCCACTGGTCGTAACCGATGCCGCCGACGACCGGCGCTTCGAGCAAAGCCCGCTGGTCGTCGGCGAACCCAATCTCCGCACCTATGTGGGCCATCCGATCACGCTGCGCGATAGTACCCGGATCGGCGCATTGTGCGTTTTGGATACCAAGCCGCGGTATATCGGCCAGCCGATAACGACTACCCTGACATTCATGGCTGACATTGTCGCCGAAATGGTAGAGGCCAGGCCGTCGATTGGGTGA
- a CDS encoding sensor histidine kinase yields the protein MPEPFAWQPEHLRLAVDAAGVALWAWNVETDELIMDRRGFDLWGLEWRATVDFETLSSNIHPADRDRVRAAFAATRAILGAYETDFRILIDDEVRWIAARGEGADVGMVGRTMFGIFVDVTGRKQAEEGHELLAGEMSHRVKNLLTIASGLTAIASRSATCKQDMARELTGRLSALGRAHDLVRPLPSGQGAAALLGDLLSILLAPYDELGAFKGRFRVGVERIGVGEAAATGVALVVHELATNSMKYGALSEPTGTLDISSESDGDDIVLTWVERGGPPVVEPDAPDGFGSLLIRRSVNRQLGGTIDYDWSSQGLIVTLRISRAHLAI from the coding sequence ATGCCTGAACCATTTGCGTGGCAACCCGAACATCTGCGGCTGGCGGTCGATGCCGCGGGCGTCGCCTTATGGGCGTGGAATGTCGAGACCGACGAATTGATCATGGACCGGCGGGGGTTCGACCTCTGGGGGCTGGAATGGCGCGCTACCGTCGATTTCGAGACGCTGTCGTCGAACATCCACCCCGCCGATCGCGATCGCGTCCGCGCGGCCTTCGCCGCCACCCGCGCGATCCTGGGCGCCTATGAGACCGATTTTCGCATCCTGATCGATGACGAGGTCCGCTGGATCGCCGCGCGCGGCGAAGGCGCCGATGTCGGGATGGTCGGCCGCACGATGTTCGGCATCTTCGTCGACGTCACCGGTCGCAAGCAGGCCGAGGAAGGCCATGAGCTGCTCGCGGGCGAGATGAGCCATCGCGTCAAGAATCTGCTGACGATCGCCTCGGGGCTGACCGCGATCGCGTCGCGCTCGGCGACGTGCAAGCAGGACATGGCGCGCGAACTCACCGGGCGGCTGTCGGCGCTTGGCCGCGCGCATGATCTGGTCCGGCCGCTGCCATCGGGGCAGGGGGCGGCGGCGCTGCTCGGCGACCTGCTATCGATATTGCTCGCGCCCTATGACGAGCTCGGCGCCTTCAAGGGACGGTTTCGGGTAGGCGTCGAGCGGATCGGCGTGGGTGAGGCCGCGGCGACGGGGGTCGCGCTGGTGGTGCATGAGCTGGCGACCAATTCGATGAAATATGGCGCGTTGTCCGAACCCACCGGCACGCTCGATATCTCGAGCGAGTCCGACGGCGACGATATCGTTCTGACCTGGGTCGAGCGTGGGGGTCCCCCGGTCGTCGAACCCGACGCGCCCGATGGGTTCGGCAGCCTGCTGATCCGGCGCAGCGTCAACCGTCAACTCGGCGGCACGATCGACTATGATTGGTCGTCGCAGGGCCTGATCGTAACGCTGCGGATCAGCCGCGCGCATCTGGCGATCTAG
- a CDS encoding Crp/Fnr family transcriptional regulator, whose product MSNAFTDRLRGHGPLTDDDVQLLTSACHSIRGHRAGHHLIREGDRPDPVFVMLEGWAARYKILPDGGRQIMAFMLPGDFCDIHIAVLEAMDHSIVTLTKAKVASLPRQQMEALVEARPAITRAFWWSQLVDQGVLRAWIVSMGRRKAQERVAHLMCELYIRMHNIGLATDNQCEMPLTQVVLADAVGLTPVHVNRVLQGLRQAEVMDLRSGSLTILDPAKLARIAGFDDNYLHRRLKRAA is encoded by the coding sequence ATGTCCAACGCTTTTACCGACCGGCTGCGCGGCCATGGCCCGCTGACCGATGACGACGTCCAACTGCTCACTTCGGCCTGCCACAGCATCCGCGGGCACCGCGCGGGCCATCACCTGATCCGCGAGGGCGACCGCCCCGATCCGGTATTCGTGATGCTCGAAGGCTGGGCCGCGCGGTACAAGATCCTGCCCGATGGCGGGCGCCAGATCATGGCCTTCATGCTGCCGGGCGATTTCTGCGACATCCACATCGCGGTGCTAGAGGCGATGGATCACAGCATCGTGACGCTGACCAAGGCCAAGGTCGCCTCGCTCCCACGCCAGCAGATGGAGGCGCTGGTCGAGGCGCGCCCCGCGATCACCCGCGCCTTCTGGTGGTCGCAGCTAGTCGATCAGGGGGTGCTTCGCGCGTGGATCGTCAGCATGGGACGGCGCAAGGCGCAGGAGCGCGTCGCGCACCTGATGTGCGAGCTGTACATCCGGATGCACAATATCGGCCTGGCGACCGACAATCAGTGCGAGATGCCGCTGACCCAGGTGGTGCTGGCCGACGCGGTCGGCCTCACCCCGGTCCACGTCAACCGCGTGCTGCAGGGCCTGCGCCAGGCCGAGGTGATGGACCTGCGATCGGGATCGCTGACGATCCTCGACCCGGCGAAACTCGCGCGGATCGCGGGGTTCGACGACAACTACCTCCATCGTCGCCTCAAACGCGCGGCGTGA